The Nicotiana tabacum cultivar K326 chromosome 14, ASM71507v2, whole genome shotgun sequence genome contains a region encoding:
- the LOC107823555 gene encoding thermospermine synthase ACAULIS5, with translation MGEISCSVNGNGNGNAVIVGPRKSCWYEEEIDTDLRWCFALNSILHTGATQYQDIQLLDTKPFGKALVIDGKLQSAEIDEFIYHECLVHPALLHHSNPRSIFIMGGGEGSTARELLRHKTVDNVVMCDIDEEVVEFCKSYLEVNREAFSDPRLNLIINDARAELERREEQYDIIVGDLADPIEGGPCYQLYTKSFYEFIVKPKLNQGGIFVTQAGPAGIFSHTEVFSCIFNTLKQVFKYVVPYSAHIPSYADTWGWVMASDTPFVISVDELDLRMKQRMKGENRYLDGKTFTSASTLSKAVRNSLENETHVYAEGNARFIYGHGRHNQA, from the exons ATGGGTGAAATATCTTGCTCTGTTAATGGAAATGGAAATGGAAATGCAGTGATTGTAGGTCCAAGAAAGAGCTGTTGGTATGAAGAAGAGATTGATACAGACTTGAGATGGTGCTTTGCTCTCAATAG CATTTTGCACACTGGTGCCACCCAATATCAAGACATTCAACTATTGGACACAAAACCCTTTGGGAAG GCTTTGGTCATAGACGGGAAGCTTCAAAGTGCAGAGATAGATGAATTTATCTATCATGAATGTCTTGTCCATCCAGCTCTCCTTCATCATTCAAA TCCTAGAAGCATATTCATTATGGGAGGAGGTGAAGGTTCTACAGCCAGAGAATTATTGAGGCACAAGACAGTGGACAATGTTGTAATGTGTGACATTGATGAA GAGGTGGTGGAATTTTGCAAGTCGTACTTGGAGGTTAACAGAGAAGCTTTCTCTGATCCTAGACTCAACCTTATTATCAATGACGCCAG GGCTGAGCTAGAGAGGAGGGAAGAGCAGTATGATATTATAGTAGGAGATTTAGCAGACCCTATAGAAGGAGGACCATGTTACCAGCTTTATACAAAATCCTTCTATGAATTCATTGTTAAACCTAAACTTAACCAAGGTGGTATCTTTGTCACTCAG GCAGGACCAGCAGGAATTTTCAGCCATACAGAAGTCTTTTCCTGCATTTTCAATACTCTAAAACAAGTTTTCAAAT ATGTTGTGCCTTATTCAGCTCATATTCCTTCGTATGCTGACACTTGGGGATGGGTCATG GCATCCGATACTCCATTTGTTATAAGCGTGGATGAATTAGACTTGAGAATGAAGCAGAGGATGAAGGGGGAGAACAGATATCTTGATGGGAAAACATTCACTTCAGCCTCCACATTGAGCAAAGCTGTTCGAAACTC ACTGGAAAATGAGACTCATGTTTATGCAGAAGGGAATGCAAGATTCATTTATGGACATGGAAGACACAATCAAGCATGA